One window of Etheostoma spectabile isolate EspeVRDwgs_2016 chromosome 6, UIUC_Espe_1.0, whole genome shotgun sequence genomic DNA carries:
- the lim2.5 gene encoding lens intrinsic membrane protein 2.5 isoform X2, translating to MMHSFMGGGLFCAIVGNILLVVSTATDYWMQYRLSGSFAHQGLWRYCMSGKCYMQTDSIAYWNATRAFMILSAMSCFAGIIAGILSFAHFSAFERFNRSFAAGIMFFVSTLFVLLAMAIYTGVTVNFLGKRFGDWRFSWSYILGWVALLMTFFAGIFYMCAYRMHECRRVAGPR from the exons ATGATGCACAGCTTCATGGGAGGGGGCCTATTTTGTGCCATCGTGGGGAACATCCTGTTGGTGGTTTCCACAGCCACAGACTACTGGATGCAGTACCGTCTGTCTGGCAGCTTTGCCCATCAGGGCCTGTGGAGGTACTGCATGTCTGGCAAATGTTACATGCAGACTGACAGCATTG CTTACTGGAATGCCACTCGGGCTTTCATGATCCTCTCTGCCATGTCATGCTTTGCTGGCATCATCGCAGGAATACTCTCCTTCGCCCACTTTTCGGCCTTTGAGAGGTTCAACCGCTCATTTGCTGCTGGGATCATGTTCTTTGTTTCAA CTCTCTTTGTTCTGCTTGCAATGGCCATTTACACTGGAGTGACAGTGAACTTCCTGGGAAAGCGTTTTGGTGACTGGCGTTTCTCTTGGTCCTACATACTAGGCTGGGTGGCACTGCTCATGACCTTTTTTGCAG gtATATTCTACATGTGTGCCTACAGAATG CATGAGTGCAGAAGAGTGGCTGGCCCACGTTAA
- the lim2.5 gene encoding lens intrinsic membrane protein 2.5 isoform X1, with translation MMHSFMGGGLFCAIVGNILLVVSTATDYWMQYRLSGSFAHQGLWRYCMSGKCYMQTDSIAYWNATRAFMILSAMSCFAGIIAGILSFAHFSAFERFNRSFAAGIMFFVSTLFVLLAMAIYTGVTVNFLGKRFGDWRFSWSYILGWVALLMTFFAGIFYMCAYRMHECRRVAGPR, from the exons ATGATGCACAGCTTCATGGGAGGGGGCCTATTTTGTGCCATCGTGGGGAACATCCTGTTGGTGGTTTCCACAGCCACAGACTACTGGATGCAGTACCGTCTGTCTGGCAGCTTTGCCCATCAGGGCCTGTGGAGGTACTGCATGTCTGGCAAATGTTACATGCAGACTGACAGCATTG CTTACTGGAATGCCACTCGGGCTTTCATGATCCTCTCTGCCATGTCATGCTTTGCTGGCATCATCGCAGGAATACTCTCCTTCGCCCACTTTTCGGCCTTTGAGAGGTTCAACCGCTCATTTGCTGCTGGGATCATGTTCTTTGTTTCAA CTCTCTTTGTTCTGCTTGCAATGGCCATTTACACTGGAGTGACAGTGAACTTCCTGGGAAAGCGTTTTGGTGACTGGCGTTTCTCTTGGTCCTACATACTAGGCTGGGTGGCACTGCTCATGACCTTTTTTGCAG gtATATTCTACATGTGTGCCTACAGAATGCATGAGTGCAGAAGAGTGGCTGGCCCACGTTAA
- the si:ch211-231m23.4 gene encoding free fatty acid receptor 2 produces the protein MEPVLRSEVFLSVYIISFLIGLPANLLALYAFSLKIQSRPRPTDILLLNLTVSDLLFLITLPLKMHEAASGMEWLLPSILCSITSFTFFSTIYTSSLLLMAVSVVRYIGVAFPITYHQLFKPMYAIVTSAVIWLISAAHCSFIFIAQHHPSLYNNSTVCYENFTEKQLQLLLPVRLEFFFVLCLIPLLICVYCYLRCILILYSRPRISLMQKQKAIGMALGTLAVFLVCVLPYNFSHVLGYFQGGTPQWRHYTLLLSTFNTCIDPIIFFFSSSHFRCNSKKSIFRRIVPTVLGLQMQAPSSS, from the coding sequence ATGGAGCCAGTGCTGAGGAGTGaggtctttctctctgtttacaTCATTTCCTTCCTCATAGGCCTGCCAGCCAACCTCTTGGCTCTCTATGCCTTCAGTCTGAAGATCCAGTCTAGGCCACGTCCCACAGACATCCTGCTTCTCAATCTGACCGTCTCTGACCTGCTCTTTTTGATCACCCTTCCTCTCAAGATGCACGAGGCAGCGTCAGGCATGGAATGGCTTTTACCTAGCATCCTGTGCTCCATCACCTCCTTCACCTTTTTCTCCACAATTTACACCAGCTCCTTGCTGCTGATGGCAGTCAGTGTGGTTCGCTACATTGGGGTAGCGTTCCCTATCACCTACCACCAGCTGTTCAAACCTATGTACGCAATAGTTACCAGTGCTGTTATTTGGCTAATTTCAGCAGCACACtgcagctttatttttattgccCAGCACCACCCATCTCTGTACAACAACTCCACTGTCTGCTACGAGAACTTTACTGAGAAGCAGCTGCAGCTTCTCCTCCCAGTACGTTTGGAGTTTTTCTTTGTGCTCTGCCTCATACCTCTTCTCATTTGTGTTTACTGCTACCTGCGCTGCATCCTGATTCTCTACAGCCGCCCCAGGATATCCCTGATGCAGAAGCAGAAGGCCATCGGCATGGCCTTGGGGACTCTAGCTGTGTTTCTTGTCTGTGTGCTGCCATATAACTTTTCTCATGTACTGGGTTACTTCCAGGGTGGGACCCCACAATGGAGGCACTACACTTTGCTACTTAGCACCTTTAACACCTGTATTGATCccatcatctttttcttttcctcctcccaTTTCCGCTGCAATAGTAAAAAGTCAATTTTCAGGAGGATTGTACCGACTGTTTTAGGATTACAAATGCAGGCCCCAAGCTCTAGCTAa